In one window of Vibrio sp. JC009 DNA:
- the metH gene encoding methionine synthase, producing MAESNIRQIIEEQLKQRILIIDGGMGTMIQSYKLEEKDYRGERFANWQCDLKGNNDLLSLTQPEIIKEIHSSYLEAGADILETNTFNATTIAMADYEMESLSEEINYEAAKLARQVADEWTAKTPEKPRFVAGVLGPTNRTCSISPDVNDPGFRNISFDQLVEAYSESTKALIKGGADLILIETIFDTLNAKACAFAVDTVFEELGIKLPVMISGTITDASGRTLSGQTTEAFYNALRHVNPISFGLNCALGPDELRQYVEEMSRISETFVSTHPNAGLPNAFGEYDLSPEDMAEHIGEWADSGFLNMVGGCCGTTPEHIRAMYEVTKTKKPRALPELSVECRLSGLEPLNIAKESLFINVGERTNVTGSARFKRLIKEELYDEALEVARQQVENGAQIIDINMDEGMLDAEACMVRFLNLCASEPEIAKVPIMVDSSKWEVMEAGLKCIQGKGIVNSISLKEGKEKFIQQAKLIRRYGAAVIVMAFDEVGQADTRERKLEICTNAYRILVDEVGFPAEDIIFDPNIFAVATGIDEHNNYAVDFINAVADIKRDLPHAMISGGVSNVSFSFRGNNYVREAIHAVFLYHCFKNGMDMGIVNAGQLEIYDNVPEKLRNAVEDVVLNRHADATENLLEIAAEYLEKAVGKQEDASALEWRTWPVEKRLEHALVKGITEFITEDTEEARQKAARPLEVIEGPLMDGMNVVGDLFGEGKMFLPQVVKSARVMKQAVAHLEPYINAEKQAGQSSGKILLATVKGDVHDIGKNIVGVVLQCNNFEIIDLGVMVPCEQILKVAKEENVDLIGLSGLITPSLDEMVHVAKEMERQGMDIPLMIGGATTSKAHTAVKIEQNYSHPVVYVNNASRAVGVCTSLISDELRPAFVEKLDQEYEKVREQHNRKTPRSKPVTLQQARDNKLATDWDTYTPPVPAKPGVHVFEDFDIATLRSYIDWTPFFMTWSLSGKYPAILEHEEVGEEAKKLFSDANNWLDKIEAEKLFKASGICGLFPANSAGDDIEVYTDESRSEVAKVLYHLRQQTEKAKGANYCLSDYIAPKESGKQDWIGGFAVTGGIGERELADEFKAKGDDYNAIMVQAVADRLAEAFAEYLHEKVRKDIWGYSADESLSNEDLIRENYQGIRPAPGYPACPEHTEKQAIWDLLKVEQEIGMQLTSSYAMWPGASVSGWYFSHPESKFFAVAQIQRDQLEDYAQRKGWTPEEAEKWLAPNL from the coding sequence GTGGCCGAAAGCAATATCCGTCAAATAATAGAAGAGCAGCTTAAACAAAGAATTCTGATCATCGATGGTGGCATGGGCACCATGATTCAGAGCTATAAGCTTGAAGAGAAGGACTACCGTGGTGAGCGTTTTGCCAACTGGCAATGCGACCTTAAAGGGAATAACGACCTTCTGTCTCTTACTCAGCCTGAAATCATAAAAGAAATCCACTCTTCTTATCTTGAGGCTGGTGCGGATATTCTGGAAACCAACACCTTTAATGCAACCACTATCGCCATGGCCGACTACGAAATGGAAAGCCTGAGTGAAGAGATTAACTACGAGGCAGCAAAGCTTGCCCGTCAGGTTGCAGATGAGTGGACGGCGAAGACTCCGGAAAAACCACGTTTTGTTGCAGGTGTATTGGGCCCGACAAACCGTACTTGTTCGATCTCTCCGGATGTAAATGATCCCGGCTTCAGAAACATTAGTTTTGATCAGCTGGTAGAGGCTTACTCTGAATCCACCAAAGCCTTGATCAAAGGCGGCGCTGATCTGATCCTGATCGAAACCATATTTGACACTCTTAACGCAAAAGCCTGTGCATTCGCGGTAGATACTGTATTTGAAGAGCTGGGTATTAAGCTGCCGGTAATGATCTCCGGTACGATTACCGATGCATCAGGCCGTACGCTTTCCGGTCAAACCACAGAAGCTTTCTACAACGCCCTTCGCCATGTAAATCCTATTTCCTTTGGCCTTAACTGTGCACTTGGACCGGACGAACTGCGTCAGTACGTAGAAGAGATGTCCCGCATTTCAGAAACCTTTGTTTCTACCCATCCGAATGCTGGTCTGCCGAACGCTTTTGGTGAATACGACCTGTCTCCTGAAGATATGGCAGAGCATATCGGTGAATGGGCTGACAGCGGATTCCTGAACATGGTTGGCGGCTGTTGTGGTACGACGCCTGAACATATCAGAGCTATGTACGAGGTAACAAAAACTAAGAAGCCTCGTGCGCTGCCCGAGTTGTCTGTTGAGTGTCGCCTTTCCGGACTTGAGCCACTGAATATTGCGAAAGAGTCGCTGTTTATCAACGTTGGTGAACGTACCAACGTTACCGGTTCTGCACGCTTTAAACGTCTTATTAAAGAAGAACTGTATGATGAAGCGCTGGAAGTTGCTCGTCAGCAGGTTGAGAACGGTGCGCAGATCATCGATATCAACATGGATGAAGGCATGCTTGATGCCGAAGCCTGTATGGTTCGCTTCCTGAACCTGTGTGCTTCGGAGCCTGAGATTGCCAAGGTTCCTATCATGGTTGACTCCTCTAAGTGGGAAGTGATGGAAGCCGGTCTTAAATGTATTCAGGGCAAGGGCATCGTTAACTCTATTTCGCTGAAAGAAGGCAAAGAGAAGTTTATCCAGCAGGCGAAACTGATCCGCCGCTACGGTGCTGCTGTGATTGTGATGGCCTTTGATGAAGTTGGTCAGGCAGATACCCGCGAGAGAAAGCTGGAAATCTGTACCAATGCTTATCGCATTCTGGTTGATGAAGTTGGCTTCCCGGCGGAAGATATTATCTTTGACCCGAATATCTTCGCTGTTGCGACGGGTATTGATGAGCACAACAACTACGCAGTGGACTTTATTAATGCCGTTGCGGATATCAAGCGCGATCTGCCGCATGCGATGATCTCCGGTGGTGTATCAAACGTATCATTCTCTTTCCGTGGTAATAACTACGTACGTGAAGCGATTCACGCAGTATTCCTGTATCACTGTTTCAAGAACGGTATGGATATGGGCATCGTAAATGCCGGTCAGCTTGAAATTTACGACAACGTGCCGGAGAAACTGCGTAACGCGGTTGAAGATGTTGTGCTTAACCGACATGCGGATGCGACTGAAAACTTGCTGGAAATTGCTGCTGAATATCTTGAGAAAGCGGTAGGCAAACAGGAAGACGCTTCTGCTCTGGAGTGGCGTACCTGGCCTGTAGAAAAGCGCCTTGAACACGCTCTGGTAAAAGGTATTACTGAATTTATCACAGAAGATACTGAAGAAGCCCGTCAGAAAGCAGCAAGACCTTTGGAAGTGATTGAGGGTCCGCTAATGGACGGTATGAACGTTGTTGGTGATTTGTTTGGTGAAGGTAAAATGTTCCTTCCTCAGGTGGTGAAGTCGGCGCGTGTGATGAAGCAGGCTGTTGCTCACCTTGAACCATACATTAATGCTGAGAAGCAGGCCGGGCAGTCAAGCGGCAAGATCCTTCTGGCTACCGTAAAAGGTGATGTTCACGATATCGGTAAAAATATCGTAGGCGTGGTACTTCAGTGTAATAACTTTGAGATTATCGATCTTGGCGTGATGGTTCCTTGCGAGCAGATCCTGAAAGTTGCTAAAGAAGAGAATGTCGATCTAATCGGTCTTTCTGGTCTGATTACGCCTTCACTGGATGAAATGGTCCATGTGGCGAAAGAGATGGAGCGTCAGGGAATGGATATTCCTCTGATGATCGGTGGTGCTACCACTTCCAAAGCGCACACAGCCGTTAAGATTGAGCAGAATTACTCACATCCTGTGGTTTATGTGAACAATGCTTCCCGCGCGGTTGGTGTCTGTACTTCACTGATTTCAGATGAGCTTCGTCCTGCCTTTGTTGAGAAGCTGGATCAGGAGTACGAAAAGGTTCGCGAACAACATAACCGTAAGACGCCAAGATCAAAGCCGGTAACACTGCAACAGGCAAGAGACAACAAGCTTGCGACTGACTGGGACACCTATACGCCACCAGTACCGGCAAAACCGGGCGTTCATGTATTTGAAGACTTCGACATTGCCACGCTTCGCAGTTATATCGACTGGACACCATTCTTTATGACCTGGTCTCTGTCAGGTAAATATCCAGCAATTCTTGAACATGAAGAAGTGGGCGAGGAAGCGAAGAAGCTGTTCAGTGATGCCAACAACTGGCTTGATAAAATTGAGGCAGAAAAGCTGTTTAAAGCCAGCGGTATCTGTGGCCTGTTCCCGGCTAACAGTGCTGGAGATGATATTGAGGTTTACACAGATGAAAGCCGCAGCGAAGTGGCTAAAGTGCTTTACCACCTTCGTCAGCAGACCGAAAAAGCGAAAGGCGCGAACTACTGCCTGTCGGATTACATTGCTCCGAAAGAGAGTGGTAAACAAGACTGGATTGGCGGCTTTGCGGTAACCGGCGGCATTGGTGAGCGCGAACTTGCGGATGAGTTTAAAGCCAAAGGCGATGACTATAATGCCATTATGGTTCAGGCTGTGGCTGACAGACTGGCCGAAGCCTTTGCGGAATACCTGCATGAGAAGGTACGTAAGGACATCTGGGGATATTCGGCGGATGAAAGCCTGAGCAATGAAGACCTGATCCGTGAAAACTATCAGGGTATTCGTCCTGCACCGGGTTATCCGGCCTGCCCTGAACACACAGAGAAGCAGGCTATCTGGGATCTGCTGAAGGTAGAACAGGAAATCGGTATGCAGCTGACTTCCAGCTACGCAATGTGGCCGGGAGCGTCAGTGTCTGGCTGGTACTTCTCTCATCCTGAGTCTAAGTTCTTCGCGGTTGCTCAGATTCAGCGTGATCAGCTTGAAGACTATGCCCAGCGCAAAGGCTGGACGCCAGAAGAAGCAGAGAAATGGCTGGCGCCAAATCTCTGA
- the metA gene encoding homoserine O-succinyltransferase gives MPIKIPDQLPATDVLRNENIFVMPEKRASTQEIRPLKVLILNLMPKKIETETQFLRLLSNSPLQVDVELLRIDNRPSKNTPTEHLDTFYRQFEAVKDRNFDGLIITGAPLGLVQFEDVVYWDHLQTIMTWAHKHVTSTMYVCWAAQAGLKLFYDLPKRTRKEKLSGVYHHQIHHKHHSLLRGFDDTFLAPHSRYADFSPEYLEEHTDLDILATSDVAGVYLAATKDKRNIFVTGHPEYDSRTLHNEYVRDLGEGMDPAIPVNYYPNDNPDNPPVASWRSHGHLLFSNWLNYCVYQQTPYDLEHFSEDNFTVDE, from the coding sequence GTGCCTATTAAGATTCCTGATCAATTACCTGCGACCGATGTACTAAGAAACGAAAATATTTTCGTTATGCCTGAAAAACGGGCATCTACACAGGAAATTCGTCCGCTTAAAGTCTTAATTCTTAACTTGATGCCTAAGAAGATCGAGACTGAAACTCAGTTTTTACGTCTGTTGTCCAACAGTCCGTTACAGGTGGATGTTGAGTTATTAAGAATTGATAACCGCCCGAGTAAGAACACACCGACTGAGCACCTGGATACTTTTTACCGACAGTTTGAGGCTGTAAAAGACAGAAACTTTGACGGCCTGATTATTACGGGTGCGCCGCTGGGTCTGGTTCAGTTTGAGGATGTGGTTTACTGGGATCATTTGCAGACAATTATGACCTGGGCACACAAGCACGTTACATCGACTATGTATGTCTGCTGGGCTGCACAGGCCGGTCTGAAGCTGTTTTATGATCTGCCTAAGCGTACGCGTAAAGAGAAGCTGTCTGGTGTGTATCATCATCAGATTCATCATAAGCATCATTCTCTGCTAAGAGGCTTTGACGATACATTCCTTGCTCCGCATTCACGTTATGCAGACTTCTCTCCAGAGTACCTTGAAGAACATACTGACCTGGACATTCTTGCTACTTCAGATGTTGCAGGTGTTTATCTGGCAGCAACTAAGGATAAGCGAAACATCTTTGTAACCGGACATCCGGAGTATGATTCTCGTACCCTGCACAATGAGTATGTTCGCGATCTGGGAGAAGGGATGGATCCTGCTATTCCTGTGAACTACTATCCAAATGATAATCCGGATAACCCTCCGGTAGCGAGTTGGCGCAGCCACGGACACCTGCTGTTCTCTAACTGGCTGAACTACTGCGTATACCAGCAGACACCGTACGATCTTGAACACTTCTCTGAAGACAACTTTACCGTTGATGAGTAA
- a CDS encoding TIGR04219 family outer membrane beta-barrel protein: MRNGIPYIAAGILFFYPPLASCSEMISAQVAADYWYPSSKLNKEPSVDDEAVSLFAAIEHEFSYLPNVKIRYSNVDSRSIDLDKYDFTFYYKLIEDESLHFNAGISASQYTDTQLIDEQNDKYSFDGWVWSLYAAGAIRIPDTAIEIIGEYDFSDRNGKKTADVLAGLEYAFDAGSTKVSLRGGYRVMDYTFTEIADREMDCLINGWFAGVKLAY; the protein is encoded by the coding sequence ATGAGAAATGGCATACCTTATATAGCGGCGGGGATTTTATTCTTCTATCCGCCGTTAGCCTCCTGCTCCGAAATGATCTCTGCACAAGTTGCTGCAGATTACTGGTACCCCTCCAGTAAACTAAACAAAGAGCCATCTGTTGATGATGAGGCCGTCTCTTTGTTTGCTGCGATTGAACATGAGTTCAGCTACCTTCCCAATGTCAAAATCCGATATAGCAATGTTGATTCCCGCAGTATTGACCTGGATAAGTATGACTTCACGTTTTACTACAAGCTGATAGAAGATGAGTCCCTTCATTTTAACGCAGGTATCTCAGCCTCTCAGTACACAGATACTCAGCTTATCGATGAACAAAATGATAAATACAGTTTCGATGGCTGGGTTTGGAGTCTTTACGCCGCAGGTGCTATCCGGATCCCTGATACAGCGATAGAGATTATTGGTGAATATGATTTCTCTGACAGGAACGGAAAGAAAACAGCGGATGTGTTGGCAGGCCTCGAGTATGCTTTTGATGCCGGAAGCACGAAGGTATCACTCAGAGGTGGTTATAGAGTAATGGATTATACCTTTACTGAAATTGCGGACCGGGAGATGGACTGCCTGATAAATGGTTGGTTTGCCGGAGTTAAGCTGGCTTACTAA
- the pspG gene encoding envelope stress response protein PspG, producing the protein MLEFVFLLVFLGMLLFTGISMLTILGAMAVSFLVMFLAGMLGFALKLLPWLIVIAIVVWIYKGSNRGRRYNHYR; encoded by the coding sequence ATGTTAGAGTTTGTTTTTCTGCTAGTGTTTTTAGGAATGCTTTTATTTACTGGTATATCTATGCTGACAATACTGGGAGCGATGGCAGTATCTTTCCTGGTAATGTTTCTTGCGGGAATGCTTGGATTTGCTCTTAAGCTGCTTCCCTGGTTGATCGTGATTGCCATTGTTGTGTGGATATATAAGGGAAGCAACAGAGGACGCAGGTATAATCACTACAGGTAG
- the dusA gene encoding tRNA dihydrouridine(20/20a) synthase DusA produces MTNADNTSKYDSSRFSIAPMLDWTDRHCRYFHRLLTSETLLYTEMVTTGAIIHGKGDFLAYSEEEHPVALQLGGSNPQDLATCAKLAQERGYDEINLNVGCPSDRVQNGKFGACLMAEPELVAECVSAMKEVVDVPVTVKTRIGIDDQDSYEFLTTFVSTVHEKGGCQDFTIHARKAWLSGLSPKENREIPPLDYPRAYQLKKDFPHLTIGVNGGVKTLEESLEHLQHLDGVMVGREAYQNPYLLSQVDQVIFGLDKPAKKRRLVVEEMYPYIEKELVNGAYLGHITRHMLGLFQNMPGARQWRRYISENAHKKGAGIEVVQAALAKIPSELDV; encoded by the coding sequence ATGACAAACGCTGACAACACCAGTAAATATGATAGCTCCCGGTTTTCTATTGCGCCCATGCTCGATTGGACAGACAGACACTGCCGTTACTTTCATCGTCTGCTGACTTCTGAAACTCTGCTTTATACAGAGATGGTAACAACCGGCGCTATTATCCACGGTAAAGGTGACTTCCTGGCGTACAGTGAGGAAGAGCATCCGGTGGCTTTGCAGCTTGGTGGTTCTAATCCGCAAGACCTGGCGACATGTGCCAAGCTGGCGCAAGAGCGTGGGTATGACGAAATTAACCTTAATGTGGGTTGCCCTTCTGACCGTGTGCAGAATGGTAAGTTTGGTGCCTGTCTTATGGCTGAGCCGGAGCTGGTGGCTGAGTGTGTCAGTGCAATGAAAGAAGTGGTAGATGTTCCTGTAACGGTGAAAACCCGGATTGGCATTGATGATCAGGATTCCTATGAGTTTCTGACCACCTTTGTCTCAACCGTACACGAGAAGGGCGGCTGTCAGGACTTTACTATTCACGCAAGAAAAGCCTGGCTTAGTGGTCTTAGCCCGAAAGAGAATCGTGAGATCCCACCTCTGGATTATCCGCGAGCCTATCAACTGAAGAAAGACTTTCCGCATTTAACTATTGGCGTAAATGGCGGTGTTAAAACTCTGGAAGAAAGCCTTGAACATCTTCAGCATCTGGATGGCGTGATGGTTGGCCGTGAAGCTTATCAGAATCCTTATCTGCTTTCACAGGTGGACCAGGTAATCTTTGGTTTGGATAAGCCCGCGAAGAAACGCCGCCTGGTTGTGGAAGAGATGTATCCTTATATTGAAAAGGAGCTGGTAAACGGCGCATACCTTGGTCATATCACGCGTCATATGCTGGGCCTGTTCCAGAATATGCCGGGTGCTCGTCAGTGGCGCCGCTATATAAGCGAAAATGCTCATAAGAAAGGAGCGGGTATTGAAGTGGTTCAGGCTGCTCTGGCTAAAATCCCTTCTGAGTTAGATGTGTAA
- the zur gene encoding zinc uptake transcriptional repressor Zur translates to MVSNLVSSLVEQVSEICETRGVRFTPQRKRVFELISASSGASSAYDLLEQLKATEPQAKPPTVYRALDFLLEQGFIHKVESDNSYICCCSCGTGKHHSQLLICDKCGNVIELLDDTLPDLLAKNAREHGFKISDNVIETHGTCRKCLSDTKKQDR, encoded by the coding sequence ATGGTGAGTAATTTGGTCAGTTCTTTGGTAGAGCAAGTTTCAGAAATATGTGAAACACGTGGAGTTAGGTTTACTCCCCAGCGTAAGCGGGTCTTTGAATTGATTAGCGCGAGTTCCGGAGCATCCAGCGCCTATGACTTGCTGGAGCAGTTAAAAGCAACAGAACCTCAAGCTAAGCCACCCACTGTTTACAGAGCACTAGACTTTTTGCTTGAACAGGGCTTTATCCACAAAGTAGAATCTGATAACAGTTACATATGTTGTTGTTCTTGCGGTACAGGTAAACATCATTCTCAACTGCTTATTTGTGACAAATGTGGTAACGTAATAGAGTTACTAGATGATACTCTACCAGATCTCCTGGCAAAGAATGCCAGGGAACACGGCTTTAAAATATCTGACAATGTCATTGAAACCCATGGTACTTGCCGTAAGTGCTTATCAGATACAAAAAAACAAGATAGATAG
- a CDS encoding chemotaxis protein CheX yields the protein MRAEFVNPFLASLMNVLKTMASLELKPQKPRVKKDEIARGDVSGLIGMVGDQTRGSMSITFDEGLALEIMQNMLGERPNGLNEEVTDMVGEITNMVTGGAKRILSDSGFEFDMATPIVVSGKGHTIRHKCEGAIIIMPFTSEWGNAFIEICFE from the coding sequence ATGCGCGCAGAATTTGTAAATCCGTTTTTAGCTTCATTAATGAATGTCCTAAAAACTATGGCTTCACTGGAACTGAAGCCTCAGAAGCCCCGAGTGAAAAAAGACGAAATTGCTCGTGGTGATGTTTCAGGCCTTATCGGTATGGTTGGTGACCAGACCCGGGGCTCTATGTCGATAACTTTTGACGAAGGCCTTGCTCTGGAAATTATGCAGAACATGCTGGGCGAAAGGCCGAACGGTCTGAACGAAGAAGTGACTGACATGGTCGGTGAAATCACCAACATGGTTACCGGTGGTGCGAAACGCATCCTTTCAGACAGTGGCTTCGAATTTGATATGGCAACACCGATTGTTGTATCAGGTAAAGGACACACCATTCGTCATAAATGCGAAGGTGCCATTATCATTATGCCGTTTACCTCAGAGTGGGGTAATGCGTTTATTGAGATTTGCTTTGAATAA
- the pgi gene encoding glucose-6-phosphate isomerase — translation MLKNINPTQTQAWKALTAHFESAQDMELKTLFAQDADRFDKFSAKFGSDILVDYSKNLINQETMEKLFALAEETDLKAAIEAMFSGEKINQTEGRAVLHTALRNRSNKPVMVDGEDVMPAVNAVLEKMKSFTNRVVSGDWKGYTGKAITDVVNIGIGGSDLGPYMVTEALAPYKTHLNMHFVSNVDGTHIAETLKKVDPETTLFLVASKTFTTQETMTNAHTARDWFLAAASDEAHVAKHFAALSTNGDAVSAFGIDTENMFEFWSWVGGRYSLWSAIGLSIALGVGFDNYVELLTGAHEMDNHFTSTPLEQNIPAILALIGIWYNNFYGAESETILPYDQYMHRFAAYFQQGNMESNGKYTDRDGNPVDYQTGPIIWGEPGTNGQHAFYQLIHQGTKLIPCDFIAPAISHNAVGDHHQKLMSNFFAQTEALAFGKTKEQVEAEFAAAGKSAEEVKDLVPFKVFEGNRPTNSILVKQITPSTLGSLIAMYEHKIFVQGVIWNIFTFDQWGVELGKQLANQILPELADESAVDTHDSSTNGLINAFKAYKA, via the coding sequence ATGTTGAAAAACATTAACCCAACTCAAACTCAAGCTTGGAAAGCTCTGACAGCTCATTTTGAGTCTGCTCAGGATATGGAACTAAAAACGTTGTTCGCTCAGGATGCAGATCGCTTTGATAAGTTTTCTGCAAAATTTGGCTCAGATATTCTGGTTGATTACTCCAAAAACCTGATCAACCAGGAAACAATGGAAAAACTGTTTGCACTTGCGGAAGAAACTGATCTGAAAGCTGCTATCGAAGCTATGTTCAGCGGTGAGAAGATCAACCAGACTGAAGGCCGTGCTGTTTTGCACACTGCGCTACGTAACCGTAGCAACAAGCCTGTTATGGTTGACGGTGAAGATGTAATGCCGGCAGTTAACGCTGTTCTGGAAAAAATGAAGTCTTTCACTAACCGCGTTGTTTCTGGTGACTGGAAAGGTTACACAGGTAAAGCTATTACTGATGTGGTAAACATCGGTATCGGTGGTTCAGACCTTGGTCCGTACATGGTGACTGAAGCTCTTGCACCATACAAGACTCACCTGAACATGCACTTTGTTTCTAACGTTGATGGTACTCACATCGCGGAAACTCTGAAGAAAGTTGACCCTGAAACAACTCTGTTCCTGGTTGCTTCTAAGACGTTCACTACTCAGGAAACCATGACAAACGCGCACACTGCACGTGACTGGTTCCTTGCTGCTGCTTCTGATGAAGCTCACGTTGCTAAGCACTTTGCTGCTCTTTCTACTAACGGTGATGCAGTATCAGCGTTTGGTATCGATACAGAAAACATGTTTGAGTTCTGGAGCTGGGTAGGCGGCCGTTACTCTCTATGGTCTGCAATCGGTCTTTCTATTGCACTAGGTGTTGGTTTTGATAACTATGTTGAGCTGCTAACCGGTGCTCACGAGATGGATAACCACTTCACTTCTACTCCGCTGGAGCAGAACATCCCGGCTATCCTTGCACTTATCGGTATCTGGTATAACAACTTCTATGGCGCTGAATCGGAAACTATTCTGCCATACGACCAGTACATGCACCGTTTTGCTGCATACTTCCAGCAGGGCAACATGGAATCGAACGGTAAGTACACTGACCGTGACGGCAACCCTGTTGACTACCAGACTGGTCCAATCATCTGGGGTGAACCAGGTACAAACGGTCAGCACGCTTTCTATCAGCTGATCCACCAGGGTACTAAACTGATCCCTTGTGACTTTATCGCTCCGGCTATCAGCCACAACGCTGTTGGCGACCACCATCAGAAGCTGATGTCTAACTTCTTTGCTCAGACTGAAGCTCTGGCATTTGGTAAGACAAAAGAGCAGGTAGAAGCTGAATTCGCTGCTGCAGGTAAGAGCGCTGAAGAAGTGAAAGATCTGGTTCCTTTCAAAGTATTTGAAGGTAACCGTCCAACTAACTCTATCCTGGTTAAGCAGATCACACCAAGCACTCTTGGTAGCCTGATCGCTATGTACGAACACAAGATCTTCGTTCAGGGCGTTATCTGGAACATCTTCACTTTCGACCAGTGGGGTGTAGAACTTGGTAAGCAACTAGCAAACCAAATCTTGCCAGAACTGGCTGATGAGTCTGCAGTTGATACTCACGACAGTTCAACGAATGGTCTGATTAACGCGTTTAAAGCGTATAAGGCGTAG
- a CDS encoding secondary thiamine-phosphate synthase enzyme YjbQ — protein sequence MWIQKTIQLKSKKRGFHLVTDEIQQQIPEIATITAGIVHIFIQHTSASLTINENADPTVRTDMESHFSKFVPERASYYLHTYEGDDDMPAHIKASILGSSVTIPVSKGDLALGTWQGIYLGEHRDFAGSRRIVVTINGE from the coding sequence ATGTGGATACAGAAAACCATACAACTTAAATCCAAAAAACGTGGCTTTCATCTAGTTACTGATGAAATTCAACAACAGATTCCTGAGATTGCAACAATCACAGCTGGAATTGTTCATATATTTATCCAGCACACCTCTGCCAGCTTAACCATAAATGAAAATGCCGATCCTACGGTACGGACTGATATGGAAAGCCACTTCAGCAAATTTGTTCCGGAGCGCGCCAGTTATTACCTTCACACCTACGAAGGTGATGATGATATGCCGGCACATATCAAGGCATCGATACTGGGAAGCTCGGTTACCATTCCGGTAAGCAAGGGAGATCTGGCTCTTGGAACATGGCAGGGAATCTACCTTGGAGAGCACAGAGACTTTGCAGGCTCAAGAAGGATAGTGGTAACAATCAACGGTGAGTAG
- the alr gene encoding alanine racemase, producing MTNVKAATASVDLSALQHNFDKLRAQSPESKLLAVVKANAYGHGMVEVAQHLDSADAYGVARIEEALKLRSAGIEKPVLLLEGFYVAEDLEAIVTHNLQTVVHTSEQLQALENASLKSPVQVWLKIDTGMHRLGVRPEQLDEFVTRLEACPNVADSVRYISHFASADELSSQVTPDQTELFLKLTENLTGERSLAASAGILAWPESRLEWNRPGIIMYGVSPFNDQDATSLGYKPVMTLRSCLIAVRDVKKGESVGYGGTWTSERDTKVGVIAIGYGDGYPRTAPNGTPVWVNGRIVPLSGRVSMDMLTVDLGPEAQDKVGDEAVLWGNQLPVEEVAKHVGTIAYELVTRLTSRVEMDYLATHR from the coding sequence ATGACCAATGTGAAAGCCGCAACCGCGTCTGTTGATCTGTCTGCCCTGCAGCACAATTTCGATAAGTTGAGAGCTCAGTCGCCTGAAAGCAAGCTTCTGGCAGTGGTTAAAGCAAATGCCTATGGTCATGGAATGGTAGAAGTCGCGCAGCACCTGGATTCAGCAGATGCTTATGGCGTGGCGAGGATTGAAGAGGCGCTTAAGCTTCGCTCTGCTGGGATTGAAAAGCCGGTTCTTTTGCTGGAAGGTTTCTATGTTGCTGAAGATCTGGAAGCCATAGTTACTCACAATCTTCAAACAGTTGTACATACCAGCGAGCAGTTACAAGCTCTGGAAAATGCCAGTCTGAAAAGCCCGGTACAGGTCTGGTTAAAAATCGATACCGGTATGCATCGCCTGGGTGTCAGACCTGAACAGCTTGATGAGTTTGTAACCCGCCTTGAAGCGTGTCCAAATGTTGCGGACTCTGTTCGCTATATCAGCCATTTTGCTTCTGCTGATGAGCTGAGCAGTCAGGTCACGCCGGATCAGACAGAACTCTTTCTTAAGCTAACAGAAAACCTGACCGGTGAGCGCTCACTGGCAGCGTCGGCCGGTATTCTTGCATGGCCGGAAAGCCGCCTGGAGTGGAACCGTCCCGGAATCATTATGTATGGCGTTTCTCCTTTTAACGATCAGGATGCAACAAGCCTTGGTTATAAGCCGGTAATGACGCTTAGATCCTGCCTGATTGCGGTCCGTGATGTGAAAAAGGGAGAAAGCGTTGGCTATGGCGGTACCTGGACCAGTGAGCGGGATACCAAAGTCGGAGTTATTGCGATTGGTTATGGTGACGGCTACCCGCGTACTGCGCCAAATGGAACGCCTGTCTGGGTGAATGGCCGCATTGTGCCACTTTCCGGTCGGGTTTCGATGGATATGCTGACGGTCGATTTAGGACCTGAAGCACAGGATAAAGTCGGTGACGAAGCTGTTTTGTGGGGAAACCAGTTACCGGTTGAAGAGGTTGCCAAACATGTTGGGACCATCGCCTATGAACTGGTAACCAGGCTGACTTCCCGGGTAGAGATGGACTATCTTGCTACTCACCGTTGA